The Halosimplex litoreum genome has a window encoding:
- a CDS encoding GMC family oxidoreductase, which yields MSASGGDGADRTPSERVDVCVVGAGPAGALAAYRLAERGHEVVVLEAGPRFDAADRRERMERAIRPAHGSLSVWEMGGERDAHSSSGELFYPLNAMRVKGVGGSTLHWQGMVMRLHESDFERRSRDGVAADWPIAYEDLRPYYAAAESAIGVAGASDNPFAPPREEPHPLPAFPPSYSDSLFAEACEELGIATHSVPNARNSETYDGRGQCVGYGTCQPVCPSGAKYSADHTVGAAEDAGARVLDRVPVQRLETDRSGERVTAAVYAAPDGTEHRQEARQFVLAAGGVEIPRLLLLSKSDAHPDGLANSSGLVGRYFMEHLFAGTGGTLDQRTRQNHVGFNTTETHQYYDNDFDGVGPIKLEFLNYAGPSPVEQALGADQWGDDLLDSLRASYGTHVAMGGLVGQLPRKSNRVTLDPSTTDDHGNPVPDVQWSLDDRTRRSLAKANEIQGRVMDELGVDVGWTVGPENTGPAAHHMGTTRMGTDPESSVVNPRLRTHDVGNLSVASSSVFVTSGAMNPTLTIAALALKAADHVDEDL from the coding sequence ATGAGCGCGAGCGGAGGCGACGGCGCCGACCGGACGCCGAGCGAGCGGGTCGACGTGTGCGTCGTGGGCGCGGGACCGGCGGGCGCGCTCGCGGCGTACCGACTGGCCGAACGCGGCCACGAGGTGGTCGTCCTCGAAGCGGGGCCGCGGTTCGACGCGGCGGACCGCCGGGAGCGGATGGAGCGGGCGATCCGGCCGGCACACGGTTCGCTGTCGGTCTGGGAGATGGGCGGCGAGCGCGACGCCCACAGTTCGAGTGGCGAGCTGTTCTACCCGCTGAACGCGATGCGGGTGAAGGGCGTCGGCGGGTCGACGCTGCACTGGCAGGGGATGGTGATGCGGCTGCACGAGTCCGACTTCGAGCGGCGGAGCCGCGACGGCGTCGCCGCCGACTGGCCGATCGCCTACGAGGACCTGCGGCCGTACTACGCCGCCGCCGAGTCGGCCATCGGCGTCGCCGGCGCGTCGGACAACCCCTTCGCGCCGCCACGTGAGGAGCCCCATCCGCTGCCGGCGTTTCCACCCTCCTACAGCGACTCGCTGTTCGCCGAGGCCTGCGAGGAGCTGGGGATCGCGACCCACTCGGTCCCCAACGCCCGAAATTCCGAGACCTACGACGGCCGCGGCCAGTGCGTCGGCTACGGCACCTGCCAGCCGGTCTGTCCCTCCGGCGCGAAGTACAGCGCCGACCACACGGTCGGGGCGGCCGAGGACGCCGGCGCCCGCGTCCTCGATCGGGTCCCCGTCCAGCGCCTGGAAACCGACCGGAGCGGCGAGCGCGTCACTGCTGCGGTCTACGCCGCACCAGACGGGACCGAACACCGTCAGGAAGCGCGGCAGTTCGTCCTCGCCGCGGGCGGGGTGGAGATCCCGCGCTTGCTCCTGCTCTCGAAGTCCGACGCCCATCCCGACGGGCTCGCCAATTCGAGCGGGCTCGTCGGCCGGTACTTCATGGAGCACCTGTTCGCCGGGACCGGCGGGACCCTCGACCAACGCACCCGGCAGAACCACGTCGGGTTCAATACGACGGAGACCCACCAGTACTACGACAACGACTTCGACGGTGTGGGGCCGATCAAACTGGAGTTCCTCAACTACGCCGGCCCCTCGCCGGTCGAGCAAGCGCTCGGTGCCGACCAGTGGGGCGACGACCTGCTCGACTCGCTGCGGGCGAGCTACGGGACTCACGTCGCGATGGGCGGGCTGGTGGGGCAGCTCCCGCGGAAGTCGAACCGAGTCACGCTCGACCCGTCGACGACCGACGACCACGGCAATCCCGTGCCCGACGTCCAGTGGTCGCTGGACGACCGGACGCGGCGGTCGCTCGCGAAGGCCAACGAGATCCAGGGTCGGGTAATGGACGAACTCGGCGTCGACGTGGGATGGACGGTCGGGCCGGAGAACACCGGTCCGGCGGCCCATCACATGGGGACGACGCGGATGGGAACCGACCCCGAGTCCAGCGTCGTGAACCCGCGGTTGCGGACCCACGACGTGGGGAACCTCTCGGTGGCGTCGTCGTCGGTGTTCGTCACCAGCGGCGCCATGAACCCGACGCTCACCATCGCGGCGCTGGCGCTGAAAGCGGCGGACCACGTGGACGAGGATCTGTGA
- a CDS encoding CopD family protein — protein sequence MSAIDTAMYVLHLVFGGVWTGSVVFVTFAILPLAQDGTANAEPLRSVVERLRWVSRASALVLLASGGHMAGTLYTVESLTGSPRGHLVLTMVALWLGLAALVEIGSSKLADGFDQKKVRQPARDARPFLLAASVVAAGLLVVGGLLASPTLL from the coding sequence ATGTCAGCGATAGATACGGCGATGTACGTCCTGCACCTCGTCTTCGGCGGGGTCTGGACGGGCAGCGTCGTCTTCGTCACCTTCGCTATTCTCCCCCTCGCACAGGACGGCACCGCCAACGCCGAACCGCTCCGCAGCGTCGTCGAGCGACTGCGGTGGGTCTCGCGAGCGAGCGCGCTCGTCCTGCTCGCCTCCGGCGGTCACATGGCGGGCACGCTGTACACGGTCGAGTCGCTCACGGGGTCGCCGCGAGGCCATCTCGTCCTCACGATGGTCGCGCTGTGGCTCGGTCTGGCCGCGTTGGTCGAGATCGGGTCGAGCAAGCTCGCCGACGGTTTCGACCAGAAAAAGGTCCGCCAGCCAGCCCGCGACGCTCGTCCGTTCCTCCTCGCGGCGTCGGTCGTCGCTGCCGGCCTCCTGGTCGTCGGCGGTCTGCTCGCCTCGCCGACCCTCCTCTGA
- the hisC gene encoding histidinol-phosphate transaminase, with protein MEPRDLSDHTVYRAGRGIEEVARDLGLDPDDLVKLSSNENPFGASPEAVEAVREHADRVSSYPKSAHTDLTEKVADRHGLAPEQIWLTPSGDTALDNLARAFIEPGDRVLVPTPGFAYYPMSARYHHGEVDEYRLEKAEDFAQTPGTVLDAYDGHRIVYVTSPHNPTGSEMHLDDLRTVAEETDEETLVVYDEAYIEFTDSPSAVDLVEEREDVALIRTFSKAYGLAGMRLGYAVAPEEWADAYARVTTPFGVTELTCRAGLAALDDDDHVERTVEGARWAREYMHEHLDAETWESGGNFVLVEVGDASAVADAAQREGVIVRDCTSFGLPECIRITCGTETETRRAVETINEVLAEGSA; from the coding sequence ATGGAACCACGGGACCTCTCCGATCACACCGTCTACCGCGCCGGGAGGGGCATCGAGGAGGTCGCCCGCGACCTCGGGCTCGACCCCGACGACCTCGTCAAGCTCTCCTCCAACGAGAACCCCTTCGGCGCCAGCCCGGAGGCCGTCGAGGCCGTCCGCGAGCACGCCGACCGCGTCTCCAGCTACCCCAAGTCCGCCCACACCGACCTCACCGAGAAGGTCGCCGACCGCCACGGGCTGGCCCCCGAGCAGATCTGGCTCACTCCCAGCGGTGACACCGCGCTGGACAACCTCGCCCGGGCGTTCATCGAACCCGGGGATCGGGTCCTCGTCCCGACGCCGGGCTTCGCCTACTACCCCATGTCGGCTCGCTACCACCACGGCGAGGTCGACGAGTACCGCCTGGAGAAGGCCGAGGACTTCGCCCAGACCCCCGGGACCGTCCTCGACGCTTACGACGGCCACCGGATCGTCTACGTCACCAGCCCGCACAACCCGACGGGCTCGGAGATGCACCTCGACGATCTGCGGACCGTCGCCGAAGAGACCGACGAAGAGACGCTGGTCGTCTACGACGAGGCCTACATCGAGTTCACCGACTCGCCCTCGGCCGTCGACCTCGTCGAGGAGCGCGAGGACGTGGCGCTGATCCGCACGTTCTCGAAGGCCTACGGCCTCGCTGGGATGCGCCTGGGCTACGCCGTCGCGCCCGAGGAGTGGGCCGACGCCTACGCCCGCGTGACCACCCCCTTCGGCGTGACCGAACTGACCTGCCGCGCGGGGCTGGCCGCCCTCGACGACGACGACCACGTCGAGCGGACCGTCGAGGGCGCCAGGTGGGCCCGCGAGTACATGCACGAACACCTCGACGCCGAGACCTGGGAGAGCGGTGGCAACTTCGTCCTCGTCGAGGTGGGCGACGCGAGCGCGGTCGCCGACGCCGCCCAGCGCGAGGGCGTCATCGTCCGCGACTGCACCAGTTTCGGTCTCCCCGAGTGCATCCGGATCACCTGCGGCACCGAGACCGAGACCCGCCGGGCCGTCGAGACCATCAACGAGGTCCTCGCGGAGGGCTCCGCCTGA
- a CDS encoding adenylate kinase family protein: MRVAVTGTPGTGKTTAVDRLDTDLAVLHLNDVIHEEEFVVEHDEERDSAVADIDAVADHLDGRDDVLFESHLAHHFDADRVVVLRTHPEELERRLTDRGEPEAKAEENAESEALDVILSEAVERHGEDSVYEIDATESDPEDVAAAVEAVVAGEREPQAGTVSFLDYL; encoded by the coding sequence ATGCGCGTCGCCGTCACCGGCACGCCCGGGACGGGCAAGACGACCGCGGTCGACCGTCTCGACACCGATCTGGCGGTCCTCCACCTCAACGACGTGATCCACGAGGAGGAGTTCGTCGTGGAGCACGACGAGGAGCGCGACTCGGCGGTCGCGGATATCGACGCGGTCGCCGACCACCTCGACGGTCGCGACGACGTGCTCTTCGAGTCGCATCTGGCCCACCACTTCGACGCGGACCGCGTGGTCGTCCTCCGGACCCACCCGGAGGAGCTGGAGCGGCGGCTCACCGACCGCGGCGAACCGGAAGCGAAGGCCGAGGAGAACGCCGAGTCGGAGGCGCTGGACGTGATCCTCTCGGAGGCGGTCGAGCGCCACGGTGAGGACAGCGTCTACGAGATCGACGCGACGGAGAGCGACCCAGAGGACGTCGCGGCGGCGGTCGAGGCGGTCGTCGCGGGCGAGCGCGAGCCCCAGGCCGGTACAGTTTCGTTCCTCGACTATCTATGA
- a CDS encoding CDP-alcohol phosphatidyltransferase family protein: MTLDRFRPAVKGAVAPSVTLAKRVGLTPNGVSVLALALALLGAAAFAVAPRRDPLLYLGGAVAVALNGWLDLVDGELARETGTGSDAGDLLDHVLDRYADIAMISGLAAGLDAYALGLAAVTGVLMTSYLGTQAQAVGLDRVYGGLVGRADRLALVVAVGAVAAFVTQPFSGLRVVGWLLVFFAVVGHFTALQRFYYAMKAL, from the coding sequence ATGACACTGGACCGGTTCCGCCCCGCGGTGAAAGGCGCCGTCGCGCCGTCGGTGACGCTGGCCAAGCGCGTCGGCCTGACGCCCAACGGGGTGAGCGTGCTCGCCCTCGCGCTGGCGCTGCTCGGCGCCGCGGCCTTCGCCGTCGCGCCGCGTCGCGACCCGCTGCTGTATCTCGGCGGCGCGGTCGCGGTGGCGCTCAACGGCTGGCTCGACCTGGTCGACGGCGAACTCGCCCGGGAGACCGGCACCGGCAGCGACGCGGGCGACCTGCTCGACCACGTCCTCGACCGCTACGCCGACATCGCGATGATCTCCGGGCTCGCCGCCGGTCTCGACGCCTACGCCCTGGGGCTGGCCGCCGTCACCGGCGTCCTGATGACCTCCTACCTCGGGACCCAGGCCCAGGCGGTCGGCCTCGACCGCGTCTACGGCGGGCTCGTCGGCCGCGCCGACCGCCTGGCGCTGGTCGTCGCCGTCGGCGCGGTCGCCGCGTTCGTCACACAACCGTTCTCGGGGCTGAGGGTCGTCGGCTGGCTGCTCGTCTTCTTCGCCGTCGTCGGCCACTTCACGGCGCTTCAGCGGTTCTACTACGCGATGAAGGCGCTGTAG
- a CDS encoding DNA polymerase Y family protein: MSGDLGSLGADATPDQILCHVDMDCFYAACERLREPALEGQPLVVGMGYESAETHGAVATASYEARAFGVESAMAISEALERLPRKVEAARDPDLDVEEAGFYRPVDLEYYDDVAADVKAVLHDAAEVVREVSIDEAYLDVTDRVVWGGDDVSDDDVGDGDPHPVETFARSLKERIEAEAGVVASVGVAPTMSAAKIASDYDKPDGLVVVEPGEVRDFLAPLDVAEIHNVGPVTARQLREMGIETAGDLAAADPEDVREAFGERGLAVRRYARGEDPREVTPVGEPKSLSRESAFTEPTDDGERKREKVRALAADVAERAQREGALYRTIGIKVVTPPYDVNTRAESLPGPVDDPDLLESTALDLLAEFAEEQVRKLGVRVSKLDFAESDQASLAGFEGRSSGTSDGETTDRATTDGERGASAEDEADGDEAGEETGRAEPDPEGQRSLWEYE; the protein is encoded by the coding sequence ATGAGCGGCGATCTGGGGAGCCTCGGCGCCGACGCGACGCCCGACCAGATACTCTGTCACGTCGACATGGACTGCTTCTACGCGGCGTGTGAGCGCCTGCGCGAACCCGCGCTGGAGGGCCAGCCGCTCGTCGTCGGGATGGGCTACGAGTCGGCGGAGACCCACGGCGCGGTCGCCACCGCCAGCTACGAGGCCCGCGCGTTCGGCGTCGAGAGCGCGATGGCCATCTCCGAGGCGCTCGAACGGCTCCCGCGGAAGGTCGAGGCCGCGCGGGACCCGGATCTCGACGTCGAGGAGGCGGGGTTCTACCGCCCGGTCGATCTCGAGTACTACGACGACGTCGCCGCGGACGTGAAGGCGGTTCTCCACGACGCGGCAGAGGTGGTTCGGGAGGTCAGCATCGACGAGGCGTATCTCGACGTGACCGACCGCGTCGTCTGGGGCGGCGACGACGTGAGCGACGACGACGTGGGCGACGGCGACCCGCACCCGGTCGAAACCTTCGCCCGCAGTCTCAAAGAGCGCATCGAGGCGGAGGCCGGGGTCGTCGCGAGCGTGGGCGTCGCGCCGACGATGAGCGCGGCGAAGATCGCCAGCGACTACGACAAACCGGACGGCCTCGTCGTCGTCGAACCGGGCGAGGTCCGTGACTTCCTCGCGCCGCTGGACGTGGCCGAGATCCACAACGTCGGGCCGGTCACCGCCCGGCAGTTGCGCGAGATGGGTATCGAGACTGCGGGCGACCTGGCCGCCGCCGACCCCGAAGACGTCCGGGAAGCGTTCGGCGAGCGCGGGCTGGCCGTCCGGCGCTACGCCCGCGGCGAGGACCCACGCGAGGTGACCCCCGTCGGCGAACCCAAGAGCCTCTCCCGGGAGTCGGCGTTCACCGAGCCGACCGACGACGGCGAGCGCAAGCGCGAGAAGGTCCGCGCGCTGGCCGCGGACGTGGCCGAGCGCGCCCAGCGCGAAGGCGCTCTCTACCGGACGATCGGGATCAAGGTCGTCACGCCGCCCTACGACGTGAACACGCGCGCCGAGTCGCTCCCGGGACCGGTCGACGACCCGGACCTGCTGGAGTCGACGGCACTGGATCTCCTGGCGGAGTTCGCGGAGGAGCAGGTCCGCAAACTGGGCGTTCGCGTCTCGAAGCTCGACTTCGCCGAGAGCGACCAGGCCAGCCTCGCCGGGTTCGAGGGGCGATCGTCCGGGACGAGCGACGGCGAGACGACGGACAGGGCGACGACCGACGGCGAGCGAGGCGCGTCCGCCGAGGACGAGGCGGACGGGGACGAGGCGGGGGAGGAGACGGGGCGGGCCGAACCGGACCCAGAGGGCCAGCGCTCGCTGTGGGAGTACGAGTAA
- a CDS encoding fumarylacetoacetate hydrolase family protein: protein MRLARLQTPEGVVEGRYEDGTVVTDHGEYVVGRDGELTYPCSPSALYCVGRNYAETLDQMDYERPEEPDFFIKPPAALVGPEDPIRYPEWTDELTYAGELVAVIDERCRDVAPEDVPEVVRGYTVMNDVDALDQQGRTARKAFDTSAPLGPWIETDVDPTALDIETTVGGEQRQDATTELMLFDPYEVVSYLSRRFTFRPGDCVAFGSPANPGTVEPGETVEITYRGVGTLRNEVVGSE, encoded by the coding sequence ATGCGACTGGCACGACTGCAGACTCCCGAGGGGGTCGTCGAGGGCCGCTACGAGGACGGGACCGTCGTCACCGACCACGGCGAGTACGTCGTCGGCCGCGACGGCGAGTTGACCTACCCCTGTTCCCCGTCGGCGCTGTACTGCGTCGGACGCAACTACGCCGAGACGCTCGACCAGATGGACTACGAGCGCCCCGAGGAACCGGACTTCTTCATCAAGCCCCCCGCCGCTCTCGTCGGTCCCGAGGACCCGATCCGGTACCCCGAGTGGACCGACGAGCTCACCTACGCCGGCGAACTCGTCGCCGTGATCGACGAACGCTGTCGCGACGTGGCGCCCGAGGACGTCCCCGAAGTGGTCCGCGGGTACACCGTGATGAACGACGTGGACGCGCTCGACCAGCAGGGTCGAACCGCGCGGAAAGCGTTCGACACGTCGGCGCCGCTGGGACCGTGGATCGAGACGGACGTCGATCCGACGGCGCTGGACATCGAGACCACCGTCGGCGGCGAGCAGCGCCAGGACGCCACCACCGAGCTGATGCTGTTCGACCCCTACGAGGTCGTCTCCTATCTCTCCCGGCGGTTCACCTTCCGACCCGGCGACTGCGTCGCGTTCGGCAGCCCGGCGAATCCGGGGACGGTCGAACCCGGCGAGACCGTCGAGATAACCTACCGGGGCGTCGGGACGCTGCGGAACGAGGTCGTCGGGAGCGAGTGA
- a CDS encoding MFS transporter: MNGNDRAITGIASLAHGAVHTYEMTVPLFVVVWLVEFDAIPLGVASVDVTTASVGVVVTLGYGLFGLGALPGGILVDRVGSRRLISACLLGMGLSYVLLGLAPNMLVVAAALVLWGLSASVYHPAGLSLISKGVEERGTGLAYHGIAGNLGIGLGPLAAAVMLLFVEWRTVALALGAPAVLAAVYAARADFDETAAVTESAATDGGDSKASSGVDDLDEFLTESRRLLVGGFALVFVVVMCSGLYYRGVLTFLPELLRSLPGFEPVPVDTLLPESIRSTLGVESGSGQTLKPQDYFYSGLLLVGVVGQYTGGKLTDRIPVEYGLAGSFGVLAILAVLFVPVSRAGIGPLVVLGALLGAFLFVVQPMYQATVAEYTPSGTRGLSYGFTYLGVFGVGALGGTVAGAILAVANATALFLTLAGIAAVGSVVGLVLARRAD; encoded by the coding sequence GTGAACGGGAACGACAGGGCGATCACGGGGATCGCGTCGCTGGCCCACGGGGCGGTCCACACCTACGAGATGACGGTCCCGCTGTTCGTCGTCGTCTGGCTCGTCGAGTTCGACGCCATCCCGCTCGGCGTCGCGAGCGTCGACGTGACGACGGCGAGCGTCGGCGTGGTCGTCACGCTCGGTTACGGCCTGTTCGGCCTCGGCGCGCTCCCCGGGGGTATCCTCGTCGACCGGGTCGGCTCGCGGCGGCTCATCAGCGCCTGTCTGCTCGGGATGGGGCTGTCGTACGTCCTGCTCGGACTCGCGCCGAACATGCTCGTCGTCGCCGCGGCGCTGGTGCTGTGGGGCCTCTCAGCCAGCGTCTACCACCCCGCCGGCCTCTCGCTCATCAGCAAGGGCGTCGAGGAGCGCGGGACGGGGCTTGCCTACCACGGCATCGCAGGCAACCTCGGCATCGGGCTCGGGCCGCTGGCGGCCGCAGTCATGCTGCTGTTCGTCGAGTGGCGCACGGTCGCGCTCGCCCTCGGCGCGCCGGCCGTCCTCGCAGCCGTCTACGCCGCTCGCGCGGACTTCGACGAGACCGCCGCGGTGACCGAGAGCGCGGCTACCGACGGCGGCGACTCGAAGGCGTCCAGCGGCGTCGACGATCTCGACGAGTTTCTCACCGAGTCGCGGCGGCTGCTGGTCGGCGGGTTCGCGCTCGTGTTCGTCGTCGTGATGTGTTCCGGGCTGTACTACCGCGGCGTCCTGACTTTCCTACCGGAGCTGCTGCGGAGCCTCCCCGGGTTCGAACCGGTCCCGGTCGACACGCTCCTGCCCGAGTCGATTCGGTCGACACTGGGCGTCGAGTCGGGGAGCGGCCAGACCCTGAAACCGCAGGACTACTTCTACTCCGGCCTGCTGCTGGTCGGCGTCGTCGGCCAGTACACCGGCGGGAAGCTCACCGACCGCATCCCTGTCGAGTACGGGCTGGCCGGGTCGTTCGGTGTGCTCGCGATCCTTGCGGTGCTGTTCGTCCCCGTCTCGCGGGCCGGTATCGGTCCGCTGGTGGTCCTCGGCGCGCTGCTCGGCGCGTTCCTGTTCGTCGTCCAGCCGATGTACCAGGCGACCGTCGCCGAGTACACGCCGTCGGGGACGCGCGGGCTCTCCTACGGGTTCACCTACCTCGGCGTGTTCGGCGTCGGCGCGCTCGGCGGCACCGTCGCCGGCGCCATCCTCGCCGTCGCGAACGCGACCGCCCTCTTCCTCACGCTCGCCGGCATCGCCGCCGTCGGCTCGGTCGTCGGGCTCGTTCTGGCCCGCCGGGCCGACTGA
- a CDS encoding CAP domain-containing protein has protein sequence MAHRRRRDALRTPGYLALASRSAVGVLLVVLALVVATAVGLGFLEPGGPGPASDVPNGAGPTMEDRPADPSATVVGGSDPVAVTDDGPTTVADARTAAEINTTRIERVIHDRVNEIRRGRGLEPLASDEELAEIATYYSRRMADEDFFAHTAPDGQTLLDRYDRFGYDCRVDTGGRRYVTGGENLAYTYAYTPVQTEGGVVSYDGNETRIARGIVEGWMNSPGHRENLLRPYWSREGIGVVLDPEGGQTQVIATQNFC, from the coding sequence ATGGCCCACCGCCGGCGTCGCGACGCCCTCCGGACCCCCGGATATCTCGCGCTCGCCAGTCGGAGCGCCGTCGGCGTGCTCCTCGTCGTTCTGGCCCTCGTCGTCGCGACCGCGGTCGGGCTGGGGTTCCTCGAGCCCGGTGGGCCGGGTCCCGCGTCCGACGTGCCGAACGGGGCCGGCCCTACGATGGAAGACCGACCCGCGGACCCGTCGGCGACGGTCGTCGGCGGCTCCGACCCGGTCGCGGTGACCGACGACGGGCCGACCACGGTCGCCGACGCCCGAACCGCCGCCGAAATAAACACGACACGGATCGAGCGGGTGATCCACGATCGAGTCAACGAGATCCGCCGCGGTCGCGGTCTCGAACCGCTGGCCTCCGACGAGGAACTGGCCGAAATCGCCACGTACTACAGCCGGCGAATGGCCGACGAGGACTTTTTCGCCCACACGGCGCCCGACGGGCAGACCCTGCTCGACCGCTACGACCGCTTCGGCTACGACTGCCGGGTCGACACCGGCGGCCGCCGGTACGTGACCGGCGGCGAGAACCTCGCGTACACGTACGCCTACACGCCGGTACAGACCGAGGGCGGCGTCGTCAGCTACGACGGCAACGAGACGCGGATCGCCCGCGGCATCGTCGAAGGGTGGATGAACTCCCCGGGCCACCGGGAGAACCTCCTGCGGCCCTACTGGTCTCGCGAGGGGATCGGCGTCGTCCTCGACCCTGAGGGTGGACAGACGCAGGTGATCGCCACGCAGAACTTCTGTTGA